The DNA window TTCACAAACCAATACAAGCCAGGGCAATGGCAGCAGCAACTAAAATCATATACTCTGAGTGCGCCCAATGGTCTGACACTTCAATTTCCTCCACAGCGGGAGATAGGGAGAACAGAGGTGGGCATTATAAAGACCACATCGCTGGGAAAGTTAGGACCATTTTTTACCCAACACTGACTCTCTCGATTCCGCAGACAAGACCATTTTCTCCTGGCGCCCTGCCTTCCTCTGTGCCACTCAAAATGGAAGCTTGTTTTCCCTCAATAAATTGCTGCACCCGCTCGTTTGTGTTTGAGGGATGTTATATCATGCCACAGTTTCCTCTTTAACATGTTCTGGTCCACAAGTTTAGGTGTGAAAATGAGGATGTGAATACACTGCACACCCTCCTGCTTAATCACTAGCTGATGTGTAATGGCTTTCCAGTCATATTGTTACCCTTAGACAGAGCTTCATTATTGTGCCACAGCAGATGTCTATCTCCAAATGACATCAGCTTACCAATTACAAGTCTCCGAGGCTAATTTGGCAATGTGCTGGGTCAGACAGGGGTCTCCTGCTCATATCTGCTTTACCTAAGCCACCACATCACTTCAGCCAGCAGCAAGAAAATAGCCCATTTGGTATATTACTGCCTTTTTTATAAAATGATTCCGTTCTGCTAACAAGGGGTCATTAGGACAATtgagtttgtgtctgtgtgtgcctgaTCAGTGCAGGGGGATAAAGAGATGTGACTTTATTGATGCTGCTGGCAATGTAtttctattgtgtgtgtgtgtgtgtgtgtgtgtgtgtgtgtgtgtgtgtgcgcgcgtgtgtgtgcgcgcacgtgcatgcatgcgtgtgcaGCAATAACCATTTCCAGTTGAGGAAACAGTTCCAATATTTCCAGAACTGATAGGATCAAAATGTGTTTGTCTTATTGATTCCACATTTCCATATACAGCTCATTTTTTTCTAAGGAGAAGGGTACAATTTCCAGTTCGCGGTGAAAACGGTCCTACTGCTCATTTTGACCGAGAAGTGCATCTTGGAGCAGCATAATAAGAAGGTCTGACAGTAGAAAGAATACATTGTAGATGCATGTATGCGAGCAGAAAGGGTCTAGGTGGTCCCCCTTGTCCTGCTGTAGCTATACAGAAACTGCTACTGTGCTGCATACTGTAGATGTGACCTGAATTTTTCTCACTAAAACGGACCACACACTCGCTTTATGTCACCCTTTGAAAAAACACTGCACAGCTTCATGGTATGTAGGGCTGGAgtgttgtttgacatttttcGAAATACCAGCACTAAATGTCTCTACTACTGATACCTAcgagaaatataaaaaataaaaaaaatgtctgattcAAATTTTGTTGAAACCCAAATTGGTGCTCAAATGTATGAGACATCTTATTTTGAAGCAACGGGATGTGAGGAGACAAAGCAGCACAGgacttttcaattaaaaataaccaaaacctaatttatttaaaacattttgttaacaCAGACACCATTTTTTTGCTAACCTGAAGTGCTAgttatcagtctagattgttttggtgcgAGTTGCCAAGGGTTGGAGTTTTGGCAGCGGACATGTCTGCCTTCTTtccaatataatggaactacatGGCACTTTGCTTGTAGTggtcaaagtataaaaaaatatatccgAAAAAATTTCCACCCGGCTACATTAAACTGCTCTCTAGACAGAGAGCAGTTGTAGAGAGCAGTTTAATGTATGAACTGAAAAGAAACTCTTGACtgtttcaaatgtgtttttcaacTGAAGTGCCATTGTGTTTGAGAGAAGCAGACATCTCTACGGCAGACATCTCACACTAAGCAACTCACAGCGAAACAATCTATATAAACAGCATTACAGTTAAGAGGAAAAGTATGATTCTGGGGTGAACGGTCCCTTTAAGGAGTCTCCACTTGTGTTTACTGCATTGTTCTTACCtgatcctcctctcctccaccttctTCATCATACTTGAGAATGTTGTCTCTCACATCGTCCTCTGGGTCGATGAGGAGCTGTTTGGCCTGGCGTTCTTTGTCACGGCGCTTCATCCACACCACAAACATCAGCACGAGAActgacggacagacagacagagagagagagagagagagagagagagatctcaTATTACAAAACATGATAACTTACATGTTTTCAGACAAATGTAATCGGATCCGATGTTTTAGAGCTTGGATGGGGGCCTGATCGAGGCtattttttggtaatcctaCAGTAATCTAGCGGTATCTCGGATAACGTTTAGCTGCCTTTATAATCCCTGTGTGCGTTCATGTGATGTGCGGTTCGAGAGAGGCACTGAGACACTCActgaggaggatgatgatgcaGAGGAGGATGGAGATGATGGCGCCAGTGCCCAGGCCGGCGGCCATGATTTGTTGCTGGTCAGTGCAGTCTCCGTTGATGTCGCACTGGCACACTTTAATCCGGAGATAGGAAGTGTTGGACATGGGCAGGTTGCCTGAATCTGTGATTATGATAGGGATCTCGTAGATACCGCTTTCAAGGAAGCCAATCTTCAGGCTCACCTGAGCATAGTCACCTGAGAGATGAAGAGCACAAAAGACAGTGTGAACAAGTGATTCCTGATGGCTTCTTGTCAGAGTAAATACATAAGCAGTAGTGAGACAAGAGATTAAGGTTACTCaatgtgtatataaataaaataacaccaTGTTTCTTTGGTAGAGGAGTCTTTCAGATGGGATTAAATCAAAACTCTGAATAGTCATTTGTGTATGCCATGTTCACAGTACGATTACACTCCTATTACGACAAATATGCGGCATAAATTCCTACCTGGAAGTTGCATCAGCATATCTAATCCAAAACATGGTCGGGATTTAGATTTGGAGCTTATAAATCTACTGAATACCTTTTGATAATGCTGCTTAGGCTAAATTCCCAGCTGCAATAATCCAAATGCCATTATCCTATTAAGATATATTCACTGCTGTTCAACTCACACTAATAGCTaaacacaataaattacttCCTACTGCTCGtgtttttattctaaattaGCATAAACAATTAATGCCTGCatgcaaatgttaatataatattaaattgtCTGTTCCCGCTCTACCTGACCCCTCTGCAGTTTACTATTTACACGTTTCCAAACTGTTGTTCAGAAGAACCACAGATCAAAGTCTTAAGCTCTTCTAAACAACAGACTGCTGGATGTTAGAACTATTTTGTTATATATCTTAcagttttatttgtaattatttaatGCACCTAATTGAGAAATACTGATCTTCTCTTCTTGTATACCTTGAATGTGTAAAgtgaatgttgtttttcttgtatgccTCCACCAGAATGAAGATttcaaaaactgagaaaattctTGATGAAATGAACTAAATGAAACATGCtcaaaacatctgtttacaaTCCGTCATACAACCCATGCTGTATAATCTTATTCACCCAGTCCGATGCTCAGTACTTCCCAAATGTGCATTTTTGCAAAATCCttactatttcaaacatttttgcaCAGTCTCACGCTTGCACAGGCATGCTACATGTCCGCCCCCATtttttcaactcattctcaaaTTTTGTATTCTTCATTTCCCGTGGAGGCGTGtaggaaaaacattttgtttaagaatTTGAGGTAATATGGGGTGagtaattgatatacaaatgatcATTTGAAGGgatgaagtattcctttaatcaTTGCCAATCGAAGATTAGTATAGAACAGTGTGTTCTGTATCTTACCGCTAAGCCTTGTGATGGTCCAGTTTCTCCTCACATCAATGGGCCGGTGGGCTAACTCGAAGGCAAATGGCCCAGCGTTGGGGTTCAGGTCTCCATCAAGTGCAGTGATGTTGATGGCATTTGGCTCTGGCTTTTCACATATCTCTGTCTCCTGAGGGAACACCTTGGGAGCGTTGTCATTGATATCCAGCAGGTAGATCTGGAGAGTACCTGTGCCACTTGCTGGAGGTATACCTGCATGGGCCAGAAAATGAGTCAGCACATACATATTTATGGGAAAAggggatttttttcttaaatttacatATGGATGGGAATATATACTCTTCAAATGCCAGCTCTCATTTTGCAGTCATTATGCAGTCGACAgaggaaaaaagtaaagtatGGAGTTTTTTCTTTGGGTTTCATGCTATAATAAGACACTCTAAACAGCTATTTACTCTAGTGGGAGAAGACCCATCCAAACTGCATACTGATCTGAGAATCTAATCTCAAGTGAGGAGGTAGACAGAAAGAGGGAGATATCAGAACATTtgggtagtgtgtgtgtgtgtgtgtgtgtgtgtgtatgtgtgtgtgtgtgtgtgtgtgtgtgtgcgcgtgcgccTGAAGAACGTCTTCCTGACGAAGGACACGGGATGGGAATACTAAAGCAGACAAACAGAGCCCACTGTCGCTCCTCTCAGGCTCCTCTATGTATTCACTCAGCTAAGAGGCTTTTTTACCATTCAGTCCACGCTCAAAGGAGCTAGTCATCCAATCCTGACCCATTAATGCTGAGAAACCTCTTTATTGGTAGAGTTTTTAAGCCTATTGGCCTAAGCTATGCTCCGCAGAACAGGGTAAACCTGAACAGAGGTAAATCCCGCCAGTGCAGGGAAGAGGTGAATATATCCACATGCTGGATGGTTCTGGGATTGCTTGCACATTAACCTTCAGCTAAGGTGGTCAGCATTCCAGACATATCAAGCGCCTAGTACAAGGTTGACCTTCAGGCACGGAGCACATCTTTGTGACTGTAactaagagtttttttttcaatagatACGGTGCGTTTGTGAACTGGATTTAGGTGAAAAACATCACAGTTGAAGTCAGAGCATTGCCTTGTGGAAGAGTGACCTTTAAGAGGTAGGCTACATTAGACATCTGTGAGGCTTTCTTTTGAAAAGGCAGCATTATCTCCTCCTGAATGCTCTAACAATAATGGCAGAGAATAGAGTGCTTGTGTAACAGTCTGGCTAAAACACCTAGACCATGTAACCGGTGTATCACGGCAGCTCAACAAGGTATTTTTGGTAAATTCGGGACCACTTGAATGATTACATACCGCTGTCGGAAGCCAGGAATGTTGCATTGTACAAACTGTTCTTCACATAGGGCGACTCTCGGTCCAGAATGGCAATCGTTGTGATGCGACCAGTGTTAGGGTCAATCCTTAGCCAGTTGGCTGGATCTGACAGTTTAGAGTATCtgagggaagaagaaaaaaagaggcttACACAGTGATTTATAATCCCTACTATTCACTTTAAGCTGCATTTCAAGTCAGGAGTTATCTGcaagttctttttttaaaagtagtgaaaaagtttaaaaagggTTCAATTTTGTCTTCTGGAGGGAAATATTGCTAGTGAATTTAGTCTCCATTTCCAGTTGTGGTatctttcttcttttgtttatatttgtttgcACAGAATAAATATTTCAGACGTCATgcattttacataattattccaacttttgaGAAAAGCCTCACAGGGGAGACCAAACTGGCGTGTTGTTATCAGTAGCTCAAACTAATTTGTAGGACAAACCGAGGAATTACAAAGCTAGCTTATTTCACATGGACTGTTTTCAGTCTGATAAACTCTTCCACGGCCAAACAACTGTGAGGCAAGGCGTTTGATGATGGGAACCGGGGGAAAAAATAGGGCTTGTTCAACAAGAATGAGATGCTGGCTGGATGCATGTTGAGCAGGAATGATGCAGAAACTTAACCTATTTCACACATCAGTCAGTTATAACCCTACCAGCATCATTGATGTTGTTTGCCGCTTATTTCAGAGGCAATCTAGGAAATTCAGCTATAAAACTGGACTTccagattgataaaaaaaatacctgatGGTTTGCTGCATGAAGCGGTCAGGGTCCTGTGCAGTGAATGTGGTCAGTGTTGACTCAGGCATCATCCCCTCCTCCAGTTTAATAAGCTTGGGGTTGGGCTCAAAGTAGGGACTCTCGTTGACGTCTATCACTCTGATGGAGACGGTGGCGGTGGACTGGCGAGGAGAGTGGATGCCTCTGGCCAGGGGAACCTCATTCCTCGCTTCCACTGTCAGCACATACGTCCTGCTGATTTCATAGTCAATCGGCTGGAAATCAGTAATAGAGAGTACATGGAGAGTGGATTGTGCATTAGAATACAGGATGAATTAAACAAAATAGAAtcatattacatttttggtgGTGTGAAACTGGTAAGTGAGCAACCCAAAGAATGAAagctttttcttcctcttggCTGAGAAATCTTATTGTGAAAGCTCACAATAGACGAAGATGAGAGGCGATAAAGAGACTCTTTCCTATTGTGGTCAGTCGAAGGATACACAACAGCAAAAGAGCTGGCGGAGCACTTGTGCTACCAGCCATGTCTATATTTTAAAACCAGGTACCAATTATTAATTATAGATTATGATTTTGAATATACACGTAATCCGAGGAACACTTGCACCAGACCAATCATCGTTAGAAAATTGATTGTAAAGTGTAATGTATGTGACAAATGAGCTGCAGTGACCTTCAATTTTATCAGTAATTGTCTGCTGTAAGTTGTGTTATGCAAAATGCTTCCATTCTTTAAGCAAGTGAACTGGACAGTTGGATTATTAACTCGCTCTCTTCATTAAGAGGGAATGATGTAacacattttcttattttcttcttatattatTGGAGAGACAACCACCCCCAAACCTCTCAGTACAGCACACATACATTTACTATGCATCCCCAAGGAATTACAGGGGTGGAGTTTGAAGAGGAGGCCTTACCTTGACGACCGTTACCAGGCCCTCGTTAGTGGTCGGATCAGTGGGCACAGAAAACCTGCCGGTGGGGTCGCCCCCGGTGATTTTGTAGACTGCATTCCAGGCGGGTGTGTTGGGCTGGTCCTTGTCAGTCACCGTCAGGTTGGCCACAATGACATTCACGCGGTTTTCAGGCACCTCGCCGAAAAACTGCATGAATAAACCATGAACACACAGAACAGCGAGCTGTTAGTGATACTGCTGTGGCAGCAGAAAATATTCTGAGCCCAGCTTCACACCGCACAGCAGGACCAATCTTCGGGTAAATAGACATCTAAGGTAACTTATCATGTCGTCATGGTCATCTCATTCCATGTCCTCCCCTGATGGCACAACAGTAGCATTACAAATATCAGTGATTCGCGGGCACAGTAAGTGCCTCTTTCACTTGGGCAGACATCCCAGTAGTTGCATGTGTCAACATTTGGAGGTGGATATAACACTTAACGCATGGCTGGCTACTTGTATATCTGTATGGCTTCAGAAATGCTGGTCAAGCAGAACTAGGTAAGTGAGCAGAACTGGCAGTTGAGTGCATATAAGGGGTGAAATAGGGGTCCTTGTGGTGCTTTCCCTTCGCAAAGATTGCTGCGTTGATATCTCACATATGAGTTTAGTTCTTACCGTCTCAGCAGTAAACTCTGGTGGATTGTCATTAACGTCAGTGACTCTGATGACAGCAGTGGCCGTGTTGGAGAGGCCGTACATCGGGTTGCCCTCCATGTCAGTGGCTTGGATGATCAGTGTGTACTGAGGCACTTTCTGCAGAGAAAAGGGCAGAGAAGCAATAACAGGATTAAAACATGATTCTCTGATTTTTCTAACATAATAAAGTCTATAAGAATGTGAATTTCCTCGCTGAACGTTCAGTTGTAGTTCAGCAACTAGAGCTGCAATGTTATTGACTTATTGATAAGTCGATCGACAAAAATAATCAGCAACttgttttttaagcaaaaacagcagagaatgctgttttcagcctctatATGTGGAGATTTTGTGCTTCTCACTATTTTACATCACATTTAACTGAATATCTCTATCTTTAggactgacaaaaaaaacaagacatttgaaaagACATCACATTGGACTCTGAGAAAGATGGATGGACATGTTTCACTAttctctgacattttataaaacaaTTCGCAGATTAAtctgtaatgaaaataatcattagttgcagccctttaGCTAACCCTTTCCATATCGATGCAATCCAATGCAATACTATGTGCAGAATTCCTATCTCTTCCTATCTCCTATCTTTAACTCTGTGGTTATGTAGTGAGGACGGCATTGACTAATATGCTGCATGCAAATTaggacaaaatatttaaaaaaaaaacccacaataataataataataataataataataatagtacagttcAACACAACACTGCCTCTGACTACAGCCTCGAAAATGACCATCGAGTTGAATCCACACCTCTCTGACAAATTGTCATGTTAAGTTCAGGATTTATTTCTGGACTGTGGTTGTGTTCgagtaaaattaaacaaatctgAACTGGCTAGCTTGTTAATTAGGATGACTAATTGTGGCTTTTTATATAAATCTCATTTATTCTCTACGGTGGGGGGTTGTGAGTTTGAGACTGCATGTGTGAAACTTGCACCTCAGCTATGTACACCATCATGAAGCTAACAAATGACTCTTTTCACATTAACAGCCACTCAGGTGACGGACCAGTTGCTAGGTAATGAGAGTCGGGCAAATTACTTTCATGGTGGCAACTGGCGGACATAAAACGGCGGCCCCAGGGCGGAAGTGATTGAGCAGCCACCTAGCCAGATTGCCCTCACTAGAATTGCACCAACTGGCTCCAgctttctatatttttttatttattttctcaaacaGCCATGAGATCCAATTAAATGAAAGAGTGGTAGCATTTACAGCATGGGAAATAGAGAGGAAAATACAAGTATAGCTTCTGCtttagagaaagaaagacatagAAAGTCGGGAATGAAGGAAAGGAAACGTTTAGCTGCTCACTGATGCACGGTGCCTCCTTGTAAGAGTAAATAAGTGTGAAAGAGCTAAGTCCATTTCTACTTCTCATTTAGTTGGTGATCAACAAAATTCACTTTGGCTCATTAGCTTTCAGACACTCTGGATATTAGCAAATATACTCAAACTGTGTTTTGtcatcatattaaaaaaaagtattcagccCATTTTtgtaaacatgaaaaatggATATGTTGATATACATCTACAGCAGGTGGCAATGCAAAACAGAAATTAATGAATATAATGGGTGGCCTTGCTAATGAACATCTCACTTAAGTGCTGATACAATATTTTCATTATCTACATtcataaacattaaatacagaGGATAATTGTGATACCATTAAGGTGTATGAAATCAAGATGAAGTCATAAATGgatgaaagagaaggagaagaataATGGAAATAAGAAGCTGTGTCAAGCACCTCTCTGTCCAGGCCTGCTGCCACAGTAATGATGCCtcctgttttattgttgatggTGAACATATTGGAGGTCGGACTCTCTGGATTCTGAGACAGGATCTTGTAACGCAGCATCCCATTAGCTGTTTTTGGGTCGTCTTTGTCAACAGAAGTCACCGTCATAACAAATGTTCCTACAcgacagaaagacaaagagacatTCAAAGTTGAGTGAACAGTGCCGTATTGAGCTCTATGTAGTATAGAAATCCAATGTTCTTTCTTGTGATCTCAAACGCTTAAATACAGCTGGAGCAAAGTGAACAAAGTGGCCACCCCAGGAATGCCATCAATGCTGTTTGATCTGTTAACACTACAGCAGCATGTGAAGCCGGAGGCTCAGACTACAGCCAATCGGTTGTTGCTCATACAGTGTGATGCCGTGCTTGGCTTTATGTGGTACATTACCTGGCTTGGAACCCTCTGGAACAGTGCCGTTCCAGATCTGATGAGTGAACTCGGGTCTGTTGTCGTTCATGTCGATCACATTGATCACAATGTCAATAGGGTTTTCTACCTGGTTGCCGTTCAGGTCCACTGCATGAGCTCTCAGCTggaggaaacacaaacacaactggACTGTAGAACTGTTCAAGCAAGGAGGATTTTCAACTGTGCAAACAATACATTGGGACAAAGCATTTGCTCAATGTCACCCACTGAACTGCTGTGATAATTAACCCCACTAACCATCACTAAAAATCCTTTACTGTATGTAGAAGAGCAAACGGTTTGGAAAATCCTCTTATCATACCAGCATGACCAAGAGAGAAATTCTATAATTGTAAAGACTAACGTCTTCCCACAACAAGCTAAAGCCTGAGCGTGGTAAAAGCGAAACAAATTATTAGACTTAGTCACATACCTGCCAAAGAGTCGACAAAAACACAAGTATTTCAGCTGCAATTGTTTTGGTTGTCTCTTAAAAAAGATATTCTCTGATTTTATTCAGTTCTGTTGCCTACACTGGGTCAGTACAGGTTCAGTTCTGTTTTAGAAAAACAAGTCTGATCTGCTGCATATTTGCACTTCAAATGCCTCTTTGCTGCAAGGTTAGTGCCTTACATGGGATTTCAATTCACTGATACATCTATGTTGTCATTCCGCCCATTCATGCTCTAGAATAAATACAGGTAATACAATTTCTATTGAAAATCTACAGGCTATGA is part of the Centropristis striata isolate RG_2023a ecotype Rhode Island chromosome 11, C.striata_1.0, whole genome shotgun sequence genome and encodes:
- the LOC131980004 gene encoding cadherin-2-like; translation: MGGSSSLSTRHCSPSVLTGKIEEEAATCCRRRHRFCSCLCRRRTLFFTAATLVPDGYSFLFFLLSFFCFFTRISEGGNKAVVGVQMYSLHEGSGLFLLAVLAGLQIAAEGRGTPPCRPGFSEDVYKVVVPDITEKGHPLFNVRFNDCGRGVLVRFECSNPSDFRIEADGVVYAARSIEHSKLPASPLQIKASDSSTQQQWVTQVRLTTSTSLSQQVQQVAAPPVMSKDLKEIAFPSRNTDSQLKRMKRDWVIPPINVPENSRGPFPQELVRIRSDHDKNRSLRYSVTGPGADQPPTGIFIIDPISGELSVNKPLDREHIPNFHLRAHAVDLNGNQVENPIDIVINVIDMNDNRPEFTHQIWNGTVPEGSKPGTFVMTVTSVDKDDPKTANGMLRYKILSQNPESPTSNMFTINNKTGGIITVAAGLDREKVPQYTLIIQATDMEGNPMYGLSNTATAVIRVTDVNDNPPEFTAETFFGEVPENRVNVIVANLTVTDKDQPNTPAWNAVYKITGGDPTGRFSVPTDPTTNEGLVTVVKPIDYEISRTYVLTVEARNEVPLARGIHSPRQSTATVSIRVIDVNESPYFEPNPKLIKLEEGMMPESTLTTFTAQDPDRFMQQTIRYSKLSDPANWLRIDPNTGRITTIAILDRESPYVKNSLYNATFLASDSGIPPASGTGTLQIYLLDINDNAPKVFPQETEICEKPEPNAINITALDGDLNPNAGPFAFELAHRPIDVRRNWTITRLSGDYAQVSLKIGFLESGIYEIPIIITDSGNLPMSNTSYLRIKVCQCDINGDCTDQQQIMAAGLGTGAIISILLCIIILLILVLMFVVWMKRRDKERQAKQLLIDPEDDVRDNILKYDEEGGGEEDQDYDLSQLQQPDTIEPDAIKPVGIRRLDERPLHPEPQYPMRSAAPHPGDIGDFINEGLKAADNDPTAPPYDSLLVFDYEGSGSTAGSLSSLNSSSSGGDQDYDYLNDWGPRFRKLADMYGGSDD